In the Dermochelys coriacea isolate rDerCor1 chromosome 25, rDerCor1.pri.v4, whole genome shotgun sequence genome, one interval contains:
- the SHD gene encoding SH2 domain-containing adapter protein D, whose protein sequence is MAKWLKDYLSFGSRRSPPQPPKPDYTESEILKAYRAQKSLDFEDPYEDSDNKLEPDPGGSGSPNMAAAGGCAEGKYTSPKHRLIKVESTDLNRSKALLETAAEELKGRQEQGNADNEYSDPFDARQEQPGDTEELVPENNGYMEPYDAQRVVADFQGKGDWEGRRGKRCLQGLQLYDTPYEEQERGPEGSPARESRLPQDDERPADEYDQPWEWKKDHISRAFAVQFENPDWERPSSLNKERRQPPKHLTAGPKHGRLQSPERSPPMAERVDPLLPLESRWYHGSISRADAETLLTLCKEGSYLVRNSETSHHDYSLSLRSSQGFMHMKFTRTRESKYVLGQNSAPFESIPEVIHYYTARELPVKGAEQLSLLYPVAVQTL, encoded by the exons ATGGCCAAGTGGCTGAAAGATTACTTGAGTTTTGGCAGCAGGAGGTCTCCTCCACAGCCCCCCAAGCCCGACTACACAGAGAGTGAGATCTTAAAGGCTTACAGAGCGCAGAAGAGCCTGGACTTTGAGGATCCCTATGAAGACAGCGACAATAAACTGGAGCCAGATCCCGGGGGCTCAGGCTCCCCAAATATGGCAGCTGCTGGTGGCTGTGCGGAAGGGAAATACACCTCCCCAAAACACAGGCTTATCAAAGTGGAGTCCACCGACCTGAACAGGAGCAAAGCTCTGTTGGAGACAGCAGCTGAGGAACTCAAAGGCAGGCAAGAGCAG GGCAATGCTGACAACGAGTACTCTGACCCCTTCGATGCCCgccaggagcagccaggggacACCGAGGAGCTGGTGCCGGAGAACAACGGCTACATGGAGCCCTACGACGCCCAGCGGGTGGTGGCAG ATTTCCAGGGGAAAGGCGACTGGGAGGGCCGGCGGGGGAAGAGGTGCCTGCAGGGCCTGCAGCTTTACGACACCCCCTATGAAGAGCAGGAGCGAGGTCCCGAGGGCAGCCCAGCCCGCGAGAGCCGCCTGCCCCAAGACGATGAGCGGCCGGCGGACGAGTACGATCAGCCCTGGGAGTGGAAGAAAGACCACATCTCCCGGGCCTTCGCAG TGCAGTTCGAGAACCCCGACTGGGAGCGTCCCTCCTCTCTGAACAAAGAGCGCCGTCAGCCGCCAAAGCACCTGACGGCAGGCCCCAAGCACGGCCGATTGCAGAGCCCGGAGCGCAGTCCCCCCATGGCCGAACGCGTGGACCCCTTGCTGCCACTGGAGAGCAG gtggtACCATGGCTCCATCAGCAGAGCAGACGCCGAGACCCTGCTGACTCTGTGCAAGGAAGGCAGCTACCTGGTACGGAACAGTGAAACCAGCCACCACGACTACTCCCTGTCACTCAG gagcagccagggctTCATGCACATGAAGTTCACCAGGACCAGGGAGAGCAAGTATGTGCTGGGCCAGAACAGCGCCCCCTTCGAGAGCATCCCCGAGGTCATCCACTACTACACGGCGCGGGAGCTGCCCGTCAAAGGGGCCGAGCAACTCTCACTGCTGTACCCTGTTGCTGTGCAGACCCTCTGA